A window of the Cutaneotrichosporon cavernicola HIS019 DNA, chromosome: 6 genome harbors these coding sequences:
- a CDS encoding uncharacterized protein (Major Facilitator Superfamily) gives MADIEKFAGSADELPSDAPTLDPSPTSSKHIEDDAPSDVVIVDWERDDPGHPFNWPRARKYRMVVIACLITALTALNSTGMAIMTTWGTEWFNTSRVHFIAGLTLYNVASSIAPLLLAPLSEHFGRNGIYQVSSIINLLLFLPQVFTKNLSGFLATRWIQGMVASVGISMVGGTIADVFEARDRGQVMNLFALIIFIGQSLGGITMGWIGERLGYQWCWGNQAIWAAASCVVNALFLRETRANTLLTRRARRLTKETGIKHVARSDIERKQHSLLRQLRITAVRPLKLLVTEPIVSSLSLWIGLAWGSLFLGGPSTMLVFAQYGFSPGEKGSMGACIAIGGIIGYLTAFHQERLYRRSAAKSSTGRAPPEARLYWAAVGGLLFPAGMMGFAWTGRPHIPWPVPAAMLCISYWGIYCMYLGVFNYIADAYETYSSSAQAAQGFVRNMNSGIFPLFTLQMYERLGYPQASSLVAALGFAFAAAPFLLIRYGPRLRARSPVTSQLVGNL, from the exons ATGGCCGATATCGAAAAGTTCGCCGGGTCAGCTGACGAGCTGCCCTCTGATGCGCCAACACTAGACCCCTCTCCGACCAGCTCGAAGCACATTGAAGACGATGCACCATCagacgtcgtcatcgtgGATTGGGAGCGCGACGATCCCGGA CATCCGTTCAACTGGCCCCGTGCGCGCAAGTACCGGATGGTAGTCATCGCGTGTTTGATCACAGCCCTCACGGCCTTGAATAGCACAGGTATGGCGATCATGACGACTTGGGGTACGGAATGGTTCAACACGAGTCGTGTGCACTTTATTGCGGGTTTAACACTGTACAATGTTGCGAGCAGCATTGCGCCGCTTCTactcgcgccgctctcTGAACATTTCGGCCGGAATGGCATCTACCAGGTGTCGTCCATCAT caacctgctcctcttcctcccacAGGTGTTTACCAAGAACCTCTCAGGCTTTCTCGCAACTCGGTGGATC CAAGGCATGGTGGCCTCAGTAGGCATCTCGATGGTTGGAGGAACCATCGCGGACGTGTTTGAGGCCCGAGACCGCGGACAGGTCATGAACCTCTTCGCATTGATCATCTTTATTGGACAGAGTCTTGGTGGGATCACAATGGGCTGGAtcggcgagcgccttggCTACCAGTGGTGTTGGGGCAATCAGGCAAtctgggcggcggcgtctTGCGTCGTCAACGCCCTCTTCCTGCGCGAGACACGCGCAAACACGCTTCTCactcggcgcgcgcggagGTTGACAAAAGAAACGGGGATCAAGCATGTCGCCCGCTCCGACATTGAGCGAAAACAACACTCCCTCCTACGCCAGTTACGGATAACGGCCGTGCGCCCCCTCA AACTGCTCGTAACCGAGCCCATTGTCAGCTCGTTATCACTCTGGATCGGGCTTGCTTGGGGGAgtctcttcctcggcggTCCGTCGACCATGCTAGTCTTTGCGCAGTATGGCTTCTCGCCTGGTGAGAAAGGAAGCATGGGCGCCTGCATTGCGATCGGCGGCATCATAGGCTACCTCACCGCCTTCCACCAGGAGCGACTATACCGCCGCTCGGCCGCCAAGAGCTCAACCGGGCGCGCGCCACCCGAGGCGAGGCTGTATTGGGCCGCTGTGGGGGGGTTGCTCTTCCCAGCAGGTATGATGGGGTTTGCGTGGACCGGCCGCCCGCATATCCCATGGCCCGTGCCGGCCGCCATGCTCTGCATCTCGTACTGGGGCATCTACTGCATGTACCTGGGCGTGTTCAACTACATTGCCGACGCGTACGAGACGTACTCGTCCAGTGCACAGGCGGCACAGGGCTTTGTGCGCAACATGAACAGCGGCATCTTTCCCCTCTTCACACTCCAGATGTACGAGCGCCTAGGGTATCCCCAGGCTTCGAGCCTCGTCGCTGCGCTGGGGTTTGCtttcgccgccgcgccatTCCTGCTGATTCGGTATGGGCCACGGTTGCGCGCACGGTCTCCTGTTACGAGCCAGCTCGTGGGTAACTTGTAG
- a CDS encoding uncharacterized protein (Glutathione-dependent formaldehyde-activating enzyme): protein MVQTGRCNCDAIEYKLNDDVSQALICYCKTCQRSSSSHSLNFRTDIDLIHVTRGEPKAWDSTVSGSGKSVRRVFCRECGTNLWSEPSCFEGKAFVKVGTLDNPGNGRVQLVAEVFCDRAFRPFEPSPSLGQVQFSQGPGSVPFRQPERRATALQ, encoded by the exons ATGGTACAGACAGGGAGGTGTAACTGCG ATGCGATCGAATACAagctcaacgacgacgtcagCCAAGCCCTCATATGCTACTGCAAGACGTGTcagcgctcctcgtcatctca CTCCCTCAACTTCCGCACCGACATCGACCTCATCCACGTAACCCGCGGAGAGCCCAAGGCGTGGGACAGCACCGTCTCGGGTTCTG GCAAGTCTGTCCGGCGCGTGTTCTGCCGCGAGTGCGGGACGAATCTCTGGAGCGAGCCGTCGTGCTTTGAAGGCAAGGCTTTTGTCAAG gtcGGCACCCTCGACAATCCGGGGAACGGGAGAGTGCAACTGGTCGCCGAGGTGTTTTGCGATCGCGCATTCCGGCCATTCGAGCCTTC cccAAGCCTCGGTCAGGTCCAGTTCTCCCAAGGGCCGGGGAGTGTGCCGTTCCGGCAGCCAGAGCGGCGCGCCACTGCCCTCCAGTAG
- a CDS encoding uncharacterized protein (Glutathione-dependent formaldehyde-activating enzyme), translating into MVRTGRCYCGAVCYELDDDSARDFSVCYCEACKYASSSHTMNLRTDSDKIKITKGTPKSFIDTKTLSGKPMDRKFCGDCGNALFSEPSSLPGKAFLKVGTLDDKSGLNLLVEVFCSNALQPFEPMPQGKHPQLTLGAGSPAFEA; encoded by the exons ATGGTTCGCACAGGACGCTGCTACTGCG GAGCGGTTTGCTacgagctggacgacgacagcgcgcgcgactTCTCGGTATGCTACTGCGAGGCTTGCAAGTATGCTTCCTCGTCTCA CACAATGAACCTCCGTACCGACTCGGACAAGATCAAAATTACAAAGGGCACGCCCAAGAGCTTCATCGACACCAAGACGCTCTCTG GCAAGCCGATGGACCGCAAGTTCTGCGGCGACTGCGGCAACGCCCTCTTCTCTGAGCCCAGCTCTCTTCCCGGCAAGGCGTTCCTCAAG GTCGGTacgctcgacgacaagtCGGGactcaacctcctcgtcgaggtctTTTGCTCAAACGCGCTGCAGCCGTTCGAGCCCATGCCACAGGGCAAGCACCCGCAGCTGACGC TTGGCGCTGGGTCGCCCGCGTTCGAGGCCTAA